The DNA region CGAGCCGGGCGAGCGGGCGATGCGGCTGAAATCCATGGCCCCGGCCGAGTCGCCCCGGTAATCGGCCGAGCCGACCAGGGCGCGCACCGCCATGGTCTCGCGCTCGACCACCATCAGGGTCAGCTGTTGGGCGCCGCCCTCGTATTGCGCGTTCATCCACCCGCGCGCGGTGGCATCGAGTCGGTGCTGCAGGTCCAGGTCCAGCGTGGTGTAGACCAGGCCGCCATCCTCCGGAGCACGCTCCAGACGCTGCTGCCATTCCAGTACCCAGTGCATGGCCGCCGCCGGTCGCCGGCCGGGTGGGCGCAGCCGCAGGGCCGGCAGTTGCCGCCTGGCCAGGTCCAGGTCGGCCTGGTCGATGACCGCTTCCTGCTGCAGGTAGGCCAGAATGCGCTGGGCCCGGCGCACGGCGCGGGCGTGGCCGTCGGCGGTGAGCGGGTTGTTGCGTGCCGGCGCGCGCGGCACGGCCGAGAGCAGGGCGATCTCGGCCCAGCTCAGGTCTTCGACGGGCTTGTCCAGATAGTAGCGGGCAGCATGGGCAATGCCGTGGCTGCCGTTGCCGTAGGGCACCAGGCGCAGATACTGCTGCATGACCGCTTCGCGACCGTGCCGGGCCGTCATCAGGACCGCGGCCACGGCCTCGACCAGCTTGCCGCGCAGCGTGCGCGGCCGCGGGTCTTGCAGGCGCACGGTCTGCATGGCCAGCGTGGAGGCGCCGGAGCGCACGCAGCGGCAGCTCAGATTCTGTACCAGCGCCCGCACGGCCGCCAGGCCGTCCACGCCGGGGTGACGCTCGAAGCGGGCATCCTCCAGTGCCAGGGTGGCCAGCGCCACGCGCTCGGGCACCGTTTCAAGCGCCCAGTAGCCGTACTCGCCCGCCGCCGGCCCGCCGACTTCGGCCAGCCACTGGCCCTGGTGATCGAGCAGGCGATGACTGGCCGCCGGTTCGATCAGTGCCGAGCGGGGCCAGGCGGCCAGCAGCAGCCACACACAGGCCAGCAGCAGGGTCGCGCCCGGCAGCCATGCGATCCGCAGCGGCACCTGCCGGGGCCCGTTCATCAGTCGCTGCCCGGGCGTGCTATGCGCACGGTCGCGCCATGGCTGTGGCCGCGCACGTCGGGTTGGTACATCAGTTCGGCATGGGCCGGGGGCAGCGAGTAGCGCCCCGGGAACTGGGCCCGTGCCCGGAAGGCAAAGTGGTGACTGCCGGCCGGCAGTTGGTCGAAGTAGTACACCACCTCGTGGTCACGCCAGGCGACAAAGTCGGGCTCGAGGCTGTCGGGCCGGCTGGGTGTCGATTCCGGGGGCGCGGTATCCAGGCTGGGGTTGAGCAGTTCCATGCCGGCTGCCAGCGGCAGGCTGATGGCCACGTGATGGCGCTGCAGCGGGCTGATCACGGTCAGGCGCTGTTCGATGACTTCGCCGACCGACCAGTCGATGTCCTGCCCGGCCTCCTCCAGGTGCTGTTCACGTTCAGGCTGTTCGTGCTCGGGGTCGATACGCACCAGCGTGCGTTCCAGCACCAGGCCACGTGCCTGGGCCTCGGCGTGGCTGCCCGGGGGTTCCGGCACATAGATCATCTGCTGCATGGCCGCTCCCTGGCCCTGGTCCAGGCGCAGGTGGTGGTCCTGTTCGCCGGATATCGCGTGGCGCAGCAATGGCGTGTCCACCGACAGGGTGTCATCGTCTAGTTGCCAGTCCAGGTACTCATCGGCTTCAAGCGGCCGTTGCATTTCCCCAACCAGGGCCATGATGGCTTCGGCATTGGCATTGCTGTGGCCCCAGCCGTTCTCGTCGCCCAATCGCAGCAGTACGTCCACCAGGGTCTGCTCACGCCGGCCCTGTTCGGGTACTTCCCGCAGCGCGCGCAGCATGCGGGCGATGACGCGGGTTTCCGACGGCAGAATCATGGGCGAGGCCGGCGACGGGCCCTGACGCAGTCCCGTGTACACGGGTTCGCCATCGCGCAACTGGAAGATCAGGCCGGCGTGCAGGCTGTCGGCCAGTTGGCCCAGCAGGACCGCCCCCGGGCTGCTGCCGGAGGCCAGGGCCAGGGTGACCTCGGCCATGGCTTCGAGCGACAGGAACTGGCGTCGGCGCGCCAGCTCGGCGGCGTAGCCGGCATCCAGTTCGTCGTCGGCGGCCAGTGCGGTCAGCGCCATGGTGCGTTCGGTGTAGCGGCTGTAGAAGTAGGAATTGCGCCCTCGCAGGCTGGCCCTGAGGGCACGGTGCAGGCCATTGCGCAGTGATGCCGGTATCTCGAAGTCCTGTGCTTCGGCCTCGACCACCAGGTGCAGCGCCCAGGAGGTGACCGGCACATGGCTGCGCGATGACTGCGGCCACAGGCCGATGCTGCCATCGGAGCGCTGGACATCGACCAGGTAGTCAAGGGTCGAGGCCACGTGATGGTCGATCAGCTCGGTGCCTGACTGGGGGTAGAGCAGTTCGATCAGCGCTCGTGCCGCCAGCAGGCCGCGGGCGCGGCTGATGCGCTGCTCGGCGCCGGCATGCGGATAGGTCAGCAACTGATTGAGCGCGGCGGAAACCTGCAGGCTGCCCGAACGCGGGCTGAGCAGCAGGCTGCGCTCCAGGCTGCCGGTGCGCACCGGCTCGGCCGGGCCGGGCAGTTCGTGGGCGCGCTGATCATCATCGAATGGCAGCAGCAGGCGGTCGTTCAGGGCGCGCCGGTCGGGCAGCACGGGCAGATCGACGGCAAATGCATCGCCGACGCCATCGCTGTCGCGCTCTACGCCGATGGTGACCCGGGCGCGGGGCGTTTCAAGCTGCTCGGACGAGTGGTCTTCGGGCAAGGGCACGTACACCGGAAAGTCCAGCCGCTTGCTGCCGCTCTCGGACCACTCGAACGGTCGGCTGGTCTCGCCCAGGCTGTCCAGCCCGCTCAGTTGCAGGGCCGCCACGGCGCTGCCGCCATTGTCATCGAGTACGCGGCTGGTGGCCGACAGGGTGGCTTCGTCGCCATAGCGCACGAAACGCGGCAACGAGGGCTGGACGATGACCGGCAGGCGCACGGCGATGCGTCCGCGCTCGTGACCAAAGCGGTCGACCCCGGCCACCGCCTTGGCGCGCAGCAAGAAGTTGGTCAGGTCGTCGGGTAGGGTGATGGGCACCACGGCCTGGCCGGTGGCACCGACCGCGATGGCATGTTCGAAAAACGGAACACTCTCGAAGCGTTCGCGAATGGTCAGCCCGGCCAGAATCTCGTCGGCCATGCCGGTGCGCATGCGCTCCAGGGCACCATCACCGCCGGGTTCGGTGAGAAACGGCAGGTAGCCGACCGGTCGGTTGCGGGTATCGCGCAGGGCCGTGCGCACGCGACGTTCGCGCAGGAAGTCGGGTAGCATGTCCAGGCGTTGTTCCTCGCCCAGGGCCAGCACGGCCTGGTCGACCAGCCACAGACTGACATGACCGGCCAGCGGCTGGTCGTTCTCGTCGCGCAGCGTCAGCTTCAGGTCGACTTCCTCGCCGGGCCGCGCCTCGGCCGGGTGGTCGATGTCGAGGTAGACGCGATGGGCGGCATTGTTGATTTCGATCCGGGTGCTGGCGGCCATCATCACCGGCTTGCCCAGGTCCATGCCGGCCTTGCGCGAGGCGGCGAAGTCGTCCTCGTCCAGGCGCCCGCGCTTGAGCAGCACATGCACCGGAACACTCGGCAGGTGTTCGCGCTCGATGGGCAGTTCGAACACCGCGCGACCGCCGCTGACATTCATCCAGTGATAATCATTGCCGCCATCGGGCTGTTCCACGATCACCAGTGCGCGCGCCTGCTCCAGCGGGCTTTGCAGCACCAGCCGGGCGGTTTCGCCGGGGCGATAGCTTTCTTCGGCGCTGACCAGCTCGAAGGTTTCCGACGGCGGCTTCGACCAGGTGGCCCGGGCCTCGCCATCGTTGAACAGGTCCACCGAGATCGACTGAGCCCGGCCCAGGGCATCGCGTGCGGTCAGCTCCACCAGGTAGACGCCGGTATCGGCCAGCGGCAGGCTGACGGCCAGGGGTTCATCGTCGCTGACCAGCGAGCGTTCGGCGACCACCTCGTCGACCTGCTCGGTACTGTAGCGCGGCTGCCCGTCGCTGAAGTCCGAGGCCCGCAGGCGCGCCGCCCAGCGCCGCCGGATCAGGCGCAGCTCGATCTCGTGCCCGGCCAGCAGGTTCTCGTCCGGCCCGGCCACCAGCACTTCCACGTCCAGTTCGTCGGCCTGTTGCAGGTATCGCGGCGTGTTCAGGCCCAACAGGAAGGGGGGCAGGGCGAGCACGTCATGGGTGTCGGTGACGGTCTGGTCATCATCGCCGGTGACGGTGGCCTCGACCACATAGCGCCGCGGCTGGGCCGAGTCTTCCAGGGTGGGGTCGATCTCCAGCCGGGCCCGGCCCGTCTCGTCGGTGCGGCCGGGCCGGCTGCCGGCAGCATCGGTGGACAGCTCGCCCATGGAGGCATAGCGGGCATCGGTCGAAAACAGGAAGCCTTCGCGCCCGCGTGGCTGCCAGCGATAGGGGAACGGAGTGATCTGCCAGCGCACCGGACGGTCGCGGACCGTGCCGCCGGCGTAGTACTCGGCATCCAGCACCAGCTCGAAGGGCGCGTCCAGGCCGACCCGGTCCGGCCCGTCCAGACGGACCTCGAAGCGCGGCAGCCGGTAGGGTGTGCGCTCCACGGTGACCGGGCCGCACAGGTCGTCGCTGCCCCGGCCGCCGAGCCGGGCGCTGAGCCGGTAATCGCCGGTGGCTTCGGTGGTCTCATCGAAGTGCCAGTAGAAACCGCCGGCCTCGTCGAGTTCGGTGCGGTGACGCCACTCGCTGCCGTCGGGCCCGCGCAGCAGCAGGTGGACGGTCTGGTCGGTCTGGAGAATCTGCCCGCGATGGACCTGGCGGGCGAAGCCGGCGATGTGCATGCCTTCCTCGGGCCGATAGACCGGGCGCTCGGTAAACAGGTGGCAGTGCCATTCGGCCTGCTCGCCACGGCGCTCGATGCTGCGTCGCGATGCCGTCCAGTCCAGCCAGTTGCCCGCCGGGCTCATGTGGCCGTCGAAGAAGCGCTCGGGTGGGTCGCCGTTGACGTCCAGCACCAGCCGGTCGTCGCCGTGACGAACCACGATACGCGCCGGTCGATGACTGCCCGAACGCGGGCGTGGTCGCCAGCGCCAGGCGCCGTCGGCGTCGGTATCCCCCCGGTCCAGCGTGACGAGAAGATCCCTGGAGTTGTCCTGGCGACGCGGCGGCGCCTCGATCTGCACCTGCGCGCCGTCGATGGGCTCGCCGGTCTCAAGCGAGGTGACTACAAAGCGCACATGTTCTTCTTCCTCGATGACTGTCAGCGACAGGTCGGTGACCTGCAGCCGCAGCCAGTGGCGGTCATCGCTGCCGTCCATGCGTCTCACGCCGACCAGGTAATGACCCGGCTGCTCGGCACCGGCGAGTTGCTCCAGCCAAGGGGCCAGATCCAGTCCGAAGCGGGCCGAGGGCCCGTCCAGATCCAGTGGCAGCGGCTCGATGGTCGAGACCGGCGGGCTGCCCAGCAGCAGAATGCGCCGGGCCAGTTCTTCGCTGCCCATGCGCAGCGATTGCGGGCCCGAACCCCGGCGCGCGCCCGGTTCCTCGCCCGGGCCGGGTGGGCGCCGGTTTTCGTCGATGCGCACCGGGGCGTCGGTAAACGGCCAGTAGCGCAGGTCCTCGGCGTCGATGGGATGAATGCGCAGGTCCACCTGGGCATGACCCCGGCCGCGCAGTGGCAGCATTCTGGGGCCGAAGGTTTCCATCATCAGGCGTCCCTGGCCGCGGCCGATGCGCAGGAACGGGTCCGGTCCGGGAAAGCGCAGTGCCACGCTGGTGACGCCATGCAGGTCGAGCGTGCGGCCATGTCGATCCTCCAGGCCGGCCGGGTGCACGCTGAGGCGATAGAGCACGTCGGGCTGGAAATCCCCGCTCAAGCGGATTCTCGAGCCGGCCACGCGCCAGCTCAAGTTGTCGACGGCCGGTTCGACCCGCAGCAGGTTGCGACCCAGCACCGGGTCGATGGCCGCCGGCGCGTCGCTCAGGTGCAGGTCGAGTACCCGGTTGTCGCCGTGGCAAAGCAGGGCGTCGTCGCCGGGGTAATCGCTGCCCTCGCGGGTGACGCTGCGCTGGGCATTGCCGCAGCCCAGGCTCAATGCCCGGAACGGCGTGCGGGTGCGAAAGCGCAGGGTCTGAAAAGCGCGCTGGTCGTCCTCGGCCGCGCTCAGGCGCAGCTGCACGCGCAGCTCGTGCCCTTCGGCCACGGGCTCATCGAGGCGAATGCGGTAGGACACCGGCCGCTGCGGCCCACTGCGTTCGAGTTGCTGCAGGCTGAAATCGGTGGCATCAAGCAGTCGTGTCGGTTCGCTGTCGACAGCGGGCAGGGCGTGGACCTCGAGGCTGAGCATGTCGGCGAGTGTCTCCAGCGGCACCGGGTCGGGAAAGGACAGCTCCACGGTTTTGATGGGGGCCAGATCGTCGGCACCGTCACGCGGCCGGCTGCTCTGGGCCGGTCGCATGAGGGTGTGCAGCGGGATGCGTTGCCCATCCACCTGCCATTCAAAGCGCGCCAAGGCCGGCCAGCGGTCGGCAGGGCGGAACTGCAGGGTCTGGCGATCCAGCCACTGGAACACGCCGGGGTGAGCCGGCGAGAAGCCGACCGATTCCGGCGGCGAGAGTACCAGTCCGGGTTCGACGTCCTGCGGTTCGTCGAAGAACACGGTGACCGGGTCCCAGGGACGTACAAAGGTATCGGGAACCAGTACCGCAGACGAGTCTCCGGCAGCCGGTGCCGGCAGCGGCAGACAGGTCAGGGCCAGCAGCGGCAGAAGCAGACCGAGGCGTTGCATGCGTTGGATCGAAAAACGGGTCATTGCGAAGCATCCATCAGTCGTTGGCGCACAGAGGCGGGAATGAGGTCATCGGGGGTATCGGTGCCGACCAGGGCCAGGCGCAGCCAGAGTGGTGACTGGTCGGCGGTCAGGCGAGCGCGCACCAGGTAACGGCCTGGCGCCAGGTCTTGGTGCATCTGCGCCACGCCAGTGCCCAGCGGTTCGCCAGCGGCGTCATG from Wenzhouxiangella sp. AB-CW3 includes:
- a CDS encoding alpha-2-macroglobulin family protein — its product is MTRFSIQRMQRLGLLLPLLALTCLPLPAPAAGDSSAVLVPDTFVRPWDPVTVFFDEPQDVEPGLVLSPPESVGFSPAHPGVFQWLDRQTLQFRPADRWPALARFEWQVDGQRIPLHTLMRPAQSSRPRDGADDLAPIKTVELSFPDPVPLETLADMLSLEVHALPAVDSEPTRLLDATDFSLQQLERSGPQRPVSYRIRLDEPVAEGHELRVQLRLSAAEDDQRAFQTLRFRTRTPFRALSLGCGNAQRSVTREGSDYPGDDALLCHGDNRVLDLHLSDAPAAIDPVLGRNLLRVEPAVDNLSWRVAGSRIRLSGDFQPDVLYRLSVHPAGLEDRHGRTLDLHGVTSVALRFPGPDPFLRIGRGQGRLMMETFGPRMLPLRGRGHAQVDLRIHPIDAEDLRYWPFTDAPVRIDENRRPPGPGEEPGARRGSGPQSLRMGSEELARRILLLGSPPVSTIEPLPLDLDGPSARFGLDLAPWLEQLAGAEQPGHYLVGVRRMDGSDDRHWLRLQVTDLSLTVIEEEEHVRFVVTSLETGEPIDGAQVQIEAPPRRQDNSRDLLVTLDRGDTDADGAWRWRPRPRSGSHRPARIVVRHGDDRLVLDVNGDPPERFFDGHMSPAGNWLDWTASRRSIERRGEQAEWHCHLFTERPVYRPEEGMHIAGFARQVHRGQILQTDQTVHLLLRGPDGSEWRHRTELDEAGGFYWHFDETTEATGDYRLSARLGGRGSDDLCGPVTVERTPYRLPRFEVRLDGPDRVGLDAPFELVLDAEYYAGGTVRDRPVRWQITPFPYRWQPRGREGFLFSTDARYASMGELSTDAAGSRPGRTDETGRARLEIDPTLEDSAQPRRYVVEATVTGDDDQTVTDTHDVLALPPFLLGLNTPRYLQQADELDVEVLVAGPDENLLAGHEIELRLIRRRWAARLRASDFSDGQPRYSTEQVDEVVAERSLVSDDEPLAVSLPLADTGVYLVELTARDALGRAQSISVDLFNDGEARATWSKPPSETFELVSAEESYRPGETARLVLQSPLEQARALVIVEQPDGGNDYHWMNVSGGRAVFELPIEREHLPSVPVHVLLKRGRLDEDDFAASRKAGMDLGKPVMMAASTRIEINNAAHRVYLDIDHPAEARPGEEVDLKLTLRDENDQPLAGHVSLWLVDQAVLALGEEQRLDMLPDFLRERRVRTALRDTRNRPVGYLPFLTEPGGDGALERMRTGMADEILAGLTIRERFESVPFFEHAIAVGATGQAVVPITLPDDLTNFLLRAKAVAGVDRFGHERGRIAVRLPVIVQPSLPRFVRYGDEATLSATSRVLDDNGGSAVAALQLSGLDSLGETSRPFEWSESGSKRLDFPVYVPLPEDHSSEQLETPRARVTIGVERDSDGVGDAFAVDLPVLPDRRALNDRLLLPFDDDQRAHELPGPAEPVRTGSLERSLLLSPRSGSLQVSAALNQLLTYPHAGAEQRISRARGLLAARALIELLYPQSGTELIDHHVASTLDYLVDVQRSDGSIGLWPQSSRSHVPVTSWALHLVVEAEAQDFEIPASLRNGLHRALRASLRGRNSYFYSRYTERTMALTALAADDELDAGYAAELARRRQFLSLEAMAEVTLALASGSSPGAVLLGQLADSLHAGLIFQLRDGEPVYTGLRQGPSPASPMILPSETRVIARMLRALREVPEQGRREQTLVDVLLRLGDENGWGHSNANAEAIMALVGEMQRPLEADEYLDWQLDDDTLSVDTPLLRHAISGEQDHHLRLDQGQGAAMQQMIYVPEPPGSHAEAQARGLVLERTLVRIDPEHEQPEREQHLEEAGQDIDWSVGEVIEQRLTVISPLQRHHVAISLPLAAGMELLNPSLDTAPPESTPSRPDSLEPDFVAWRDHEVVYYFDQLPAGSHHFAFRARAQFPGRYSLPPAHAELMYQPDVRGHSHGATVRIARPGSD